In Mycolicibacterium alvei, a single window of DNA contains:
- a CDS encoding lipid-transfer protein, producing the protein MANKVFVVGVGMTKFEKPGRKEGWDYPDMARESGTNALADAGISYDQVQQGYVGYCSGDSTSGQRALYELGMTGIPIVNVNNNCSTGSTALYLAAQAIRGGLADCTMALGFEKMQPGSLGGGAQDRESPLGRHVKALAEIDEFAFPVAPWMFGAAGREHMKKYGTTAEHFAKIGYKNHKHSVNNPYAQFQDEYTLEDILGAKMISDPLTKLQCSPTSDGSGAAIVASEAFVDKHGLAAQAVEIVGQAMTTDFASTFDGSAANIIGYDMNVQAAQQVYAQSGLGPEDFQVIELHDCFSANELLLYEALGLCGEGEAARLIDNNDTTYGGRWVVNPSGGLISKGHPLGATGLAQCAELTWQLRGTADKRQVENVTATLQHNIGLGGAAVVTAYQRAER; encoded by the coding sequence ATGGCAAACAAAGTTTTCGTCGTCGGCGTCGGCATGACGAAGTTCGAGAAGCCCGGCCGGAAAGAGGGCTGGGACTACCCGGACATGGCCCGCGAGTCCGGCACCAACGCGTTGGCGGACGCCGGGATCTCCTATGACCAGGTTCAGCAGGGGTACGTCGGGTACTGCTCGGGGGATTCCACCTCGGGTCAGCGTGCGCTCTACGAACTCGGCATGACCGGCATCCCGATCGTCAACGTCAACAACAACTGTTCCACCGGTTCGACCGCGCTTTACCTTGCCGCACAGGCGATCCGCGGCGGACTCGCCGATTGCACGATGGCGCTGGGCTTCGAGAAGATGCAACCGGGTTCGCTGGGCGGCGGCGCGCAGGATCGCGAGTCCCCGCTGGGTAGGCACGTCAAGGCGCTGGCCGAGATCGACGAGTTCGCCTTCCCCGTCGCACCGTGGATGTTCGGTGCGGCCGGCCGCGAGCACATGAAGAAGTACGGCACCACTGCTGAACATTTCGCAAAGATCGGCTACAAGAACCACAAGCATTCGGTCAACAACCCGTACGCCCAGTTCCAGGACGAGTACACCCTCGAGGACATCCTGGGCGCCAAGATGATCTCCGATCCGCTGACCAAGCTGCAGTGCTCCCCCACCTCCGACGGGTCGGGCGCAGCCATCGTCGCCAGCGAGGCGTTCGTCGACAAGCACGGGCTGGCCGCACAGGCGGTGGAGATCGTCGGGCAGGCGATGACCACCGACTTCGCCTCGACCTTCGACGGCAGCGCTGCCAACATCATCGGCTACGACATGAATGTGCAAGCCGCCCAGCAGGTTTACGCGCAGTCCGGTCTCGGACCCGAAGACTTCCAGGTGATCGAGCTGCACGATTGCTTCTCCGCCAACGAACTCCTGCTGTACGAAGCCCTGGGCCTATGCGGCGAGGGTGAGGCGGCGCGGTTGATCGACAACAACGACACCACCTACGGCGGTCGCTGGGTGGTCAACCCCTCCGGAGGGTTGATCTCCAAGGGCCACCCGCTGGGTGCGACGGGCCTGGCCCAGTGCGCCGAGTTGACCTGGCAGTTGCGCGGCACCGCCGACAAGCGCCAGGTCGAGAACGTCACCGCGACGCTGCAGCACAACATCGGGCTCGGCGGCGCGGCCGTCGTGACCGCCTACCAGCGCGCCGAGCGGTAA
- a CDS encoding NAD(P)H-dependent amine dehydrogenase family protein codes for MLKVVQWATGGVGVAAIKGVLEHPDLELVGCWVHSDAKNGRDVGEIIGTEPIGVVATNNLEEILALDADAVIYSPLIPNPDEVAALLRSGKNVITPVGWLYPSEKQAAPMRAAALEGNATLHGTGIAPGGISEKFPLVFSAMATGVSFVRAEEFSDLRTYDAPDVVRHVMGFGGTPDTALSGPMQKMLDGGFIQAVKMVVDHIGFTIDPRIRATQEIAVATAPIDSPIGVIEPGQVAGRKFHWEAVVDGEPVVRVTVNWLMGEENLDPAWTFGPAGQRYEMEVRGNPDFTVIIKGFQSEAGEEGPESGVVATAAHCVNSVPAVCAAEPGVVTYPDLPLITGKARRT; via the coding sequence GTGCTCAAGGTCGTACAGTGGGCTACCGGTGGGGTCGGCGTCGCCGCGATCAAGGGCGTGCTCGAACATCCCGACCTGGAACTGGTCGGCTGCTGGGTGCACTCCGACGCCAAGAACGGCCGTGACGTCGGCGAGATCATCGGTACCGAACCCATCGGCGTCGTCGCCACCAACAACCTCGAGGAGATCCTGGCGCTGGACGCCGACGCGGTGATCTACTCACCGTTGATTCCCAATCCCGACGAGGTCGCGGCGCTGCTGCGCTCGGGCAAGAACGTGATCACCCCCGTCGGCTGGTTGTACCCGAGCGAGAAGCAGGCCGCGCCGATGCGGGCCGCCGCGCTGGAGGGCAACGCCACGCTGCACGGCACCGGCATCGCCCCCGGCGGGATCAGCGAAAAATTTCCGCTGGTGTTCTCCGCGATGGCGACCGGAGTGAGTTTCGTTCGTGCCGAGGAGTTTTCCGACCTGCGCACCTATGACGCGCCCGACGTGGTGCGCCACGTGATGGGATTCGGCGGCACCCCCGATACCGCACTGAGCGGGCCGATGCAGAAGATGCTCGACGGCGGCTTCATCCAGGCCGTCAAGATGGTCGTCGACCACATCGGGTTCACCATCGACCCGCGGATCCGGGCCACGCAGGAGATCGCGGTGGCCACTGCCCCCATCGACTCACCGATCGGCGTCATCGAACCCGGTCAGGTCGCCGGCCGTAAGTTCCACTGGGAGGCGGTGGTCGACGGAGAGCCCGTCGTCCGGGTCACGGTGAACTGGCTGATGGGTGAGGAAAACCTGGACCCCGCATGGACTTTCGGGCCGGCCGGGCAGCGCTACGAGATGGAGGTCCGCGGCAACCCGGACTTCACGGTCATCATCAAGGGGTTCCAGTCCGAAGCGGGCGAGGAGGGCCCAGAGTCCGGTGTGGTCGCCACCGCCGCGCACTGCGTCAACTCGGTGCCCGCGGTGTGTGCCGCCGAACCCGGCGTGGTGACCTACCCGGACCTGCCGCTCATCACGGGCAAAGCCCGCCGAACCTGA